In Alkalicoccobacillus plakortidis, the genomic stretch TAGCTCTCATCCTTTTTTAGTGGTTCTTTTAATGTAATAGGAATGATGAGCTCGTTTTCGGTTTGAGTGATACTATCAATGTTAAGAGTAATGCCTTCAAGTACTTGGTTATTATAAACAGGGATCATCGGCAGGCCCTCGACTTCTTTTATTAAAAAAGTAAAGTCCCATACCTCATCCTGATCTGCAGTTAGAGTCATTCCGAGCGTAAACTCATTAGGTAAATCATCTCGTAAATCCAATTCATTGTATCCTGTTAGCTCAGTGGGGCTAATCACTTGTTCAGATGTAAACTCACCGTAGGCGTTCAGTTCTTTCTCATCTACCCTGTGACTAAAAACAGAATCAATAGCACTTTCCTCAAAATTTTCCGTTTCAGATTCGATACTGTAGTTAATGGTTAGTACGCTTTGATCATATAGAGCGTCTTCGATTGTAACAGTTTGCCCATCTATTGTTTGTGAGCCACCCTCAAATCTGCGTAATTCTAAATTTTTTGGTTGCTCATCGATTACTTCTGAATCTTCATCTTCCAAAAGTGCACTTAAAAAAGGGATATTCGAAAAACCACCTGTATTTGATTGAGAAAGGATGGTTGCACCAATGAGCAAAGCACAGCCAACCGCAACACTACTTGAGAGAAACACAAACAAGTTTCTTGGTCTCGCCATCGATGACGTTTCTTGAG encodes the following:
- a CDS encoding DUF4179 domain-containing protein, which translates into the protein MRKSSESEFPKHEVRQAIQKGISQAEQQLTQETSSMARPRNLFVFLSSSVAVGCALLIGATILSQSNTGGFSNIPFLSALLEDEDSEVIDEQPKNLELRRFEGGSQTIDGQTVTIEDALYDQSVLTINYSIESETENFEESAIDSVFSHRVDEKELNAYGEFTSEQVISPTELTGYNELDLRDDLPNEFTLGMTLTADQDEVWDFTFLIKEVEGLPMIPVYNNQVLEGITLNIDSITQTENELIIPITLKEPLKKDESYLSPSISIKLIDPNTGKTTILSGDGSGDYSNQWLHFNSRIRVDLEEVEMSDQMTIVPIIKAPGKDLEFDSFNIELIEE